In Gulosibacter molinativorax, a single window of DNA contains:
- a CDS encoding ATP-dependent Clp protease proteolytic subunit: protein MPNSVFDRLLKDRIIWLGEEVRDNNSNEICAKMLLLSAEDPEADIYLYINSPGGSVTAGMAIYDTMQLVPNDIVTVGIGMAASMGQLLLTSGAPGKRYITPNTRVLLHQPLGGFGGTQSDIQRQAQLILDMKQRLAEITASRTGKTVEQVNEDGDRDRWFSAEEALEYGFVDHISESASTVVGGGGTDRRISNRPDEAAGNGSENSDN, encoded by the coding sequence ATGCCCAATAGTGTCTTCGACCGACTCCTCAAGGACCGAATCATTTGGCTCGGCGAGGAAGTTCGCGACAACAACTCCAACGAGATCTGCGCGAAGATGCTTCTGCTCTCGGCTGAAGACCCAGAGGCAGACATCTATCTCTACATCAACTCTCCGGGCGGTTCGGTGACGGCTGGTATGGCCATCTACGACACCATGCAGCTCGTGCCGAACGACATCGTAACGGTGGGCATCGGTATGGCCGCCTCGATGGGGCAGCTCCTGCTGACCTCGGGCGCACCGGGCAAGCGCTACATCACTCCAAACACGCGCGTGCTATTGCACCAGCCGCTCGGCGGCTTCGGCGGTACGCAGTCGGACATTCAGCGTCAGGCGCAGCTCATCCTCGACATGAAGCAGCGCCTCGCCGAGATCACCGCATCGCGTACCGGTAAGACCGTCGAGCAGGTCAACGAAGACGGTGACCGTGACCGCTGGTTCAGCGCCGAGGAGGCGCTCGAATACGGCTTCGTCGATCACATCTCCGAGTCGGCAAGCACCGTCGTCGGTGGCGGTGGCACCGACCGTCGCATTTCGAATAGGCCGGATGAGGCAGCCGGCAACGGCTCAGAAAATTCGGACAACTAG
- the tig gene encoding trigger factor has product MKTSVEKINPTHAKLTINVAPEDLKPYLDGAYRTIANQVQIPGFRKGKVPNQLIDQRVGREVVLDQAISDGLDTFYQQALAENELQPLSRPEADVTETPDVKDFSGDVVIVIEVDIRPEVEIKDWKGLKIEVEAAEVTDEDLEAELQSLRERFGTLTTVDRAIQNGDFATIDLIAKVNGETVDEANGISHEVGSGELLEGTDEALLTLTAGEETTFNSTLLGGDHAGEEAEITITVQSVKERELPEVDDDFAQLASEFDTVDELRDDLREQAAKSKTFAQVDEARQKVVDQLIEANAIPVPENMVEDEVKRHLEQEGKELDDPHGDEVRESAQRSFQQQVILDEIIKVEDVQVEQNEFTEFLFQQSQQYGISPQQFVEVMQQNNQMPQMIGEVARSKAILYVLEDAEVVDTNGNAVDISEFTAVVKQAREKATEEDNAEEATEAKESVEDAK; this is encoded by the coding sequence GTGAAGACTTCGGTCGAAAAGATCAACCCGACCCACGCCAAGCTGACCATCAACGTGGCGCCGGAAGACCTCAAGCCCTACCTCGATGGCGCCTACCGCACCATCGCGAACCAGGTTCAGATTCCTGGCTTCCGCAAGGGTAAGGTGCCCAACCAGCTGATCGATCAGCGCGTTGGTCGCGAGGTTGTCCTCGACCAGGCCATCTCGGACGGTCTCGACACTTTCTACCAGCAGGCGCTGGCCGAGAATGAGCTGCAGCCGCTCAGCCGCCCCGAGGCAGACGTCACCGAGACCCCGGACGTCAAGGACTTCTCGGGCGACGTCGTTATCGTCATCGAGGTCGACATCCGCCCCGAGGTCGAGATCAAGGACTGGAAGGGCCTCAAGATCGAGGTCGAGGCAGCAGAGGTTACCGACGAGGACCTCGAGGCCGAGCTGCAGTCGCTCCGTGAGCGCTTCGGCACCCTCACAACCGTCGACCGCGCCATCCAGAACGGTGACTTCGCCACCATCGACCTTATTGCCAAGGTCAACGGCGAGACCGTCGACGAGGCAAACGGCATCTCGCACGAGGTTGGCTCGGGCGAGCTCCTCGAGGGCACCGACGAGGCGCTGCTCACGCTGACCGCCGGTGAAGAGACCACCTTCAACTCGACCCTCCTCGGTGGCGACCACGCCGGCGAAGAGGCTGAGATTACCATCACCGTCCAGTCGGTTAAGGAGCGCGAACTTCCCGAGGTGGACGACGACTTCGCGCAGCTCGCGAGCGAGTTCGACACCGTCGACGAGCTTCGCGACGACCTGCGCGAGCAGGCCGCCAAGTCGAAGACCTTCGCGCAGGTCGACGAGGCCCGCCAGAAGGTCGTTGACCAGCTGATCGAGGCGAACGCGATCCCCGTCCCCGAGAACATGGTTGAGGATGAGGTCAAGCGCCACCTCGAGCAGGAGGGCAAGGAACTCGACGACCCGCACGGTGATGAGGTGCGCGAAAGCGCGCAGCGTTCGTTCCAGCAGCAGGTCATCCTCGACGAGATCATCAAGGTCGAGGACGTCCAAGTTGAGCAGAACGAGTTCACCGAGTTCCTGTTCCAGCAGTCGCAGCAGTACGGCATCTCGCCGCAGCAGTTCGTCGAGGTCATGCAGCAGAACAACCAGATGCCGCAGATGATCGGCGAGGTTGCCCGCTCGAAGGCGATCCTCTACGTCCTGGAGGACGCCGAAGTCGTCGACACGAACGGCAACGCCGTTGACATCTCGGAGTTCACGGCCGTCGTGAAGCAGGCCCGCGAAAAGGCCACCGAGGAAGACAACGCCGAGGAAGCAACCGAAGCTAAGGAAAGCGTCGAAGACGCGAAGTAA
- a CDS encoding glycine betaine ABC transporter substrate-binding protein — protein sequence MRKGILTKAIALAGVAGLALTGCSASGGGSTVENGDEADVTIAVFNGWDEGIAVSELWKHVLENEGYSVTLEYADPAPVFTGVADGDYDLTLDTWLPLTHASYVEEYGDNMVDLGAWNDEAALTIAVNEDAPITSLAELADNADQFNNQIIGIDPGAGLTKTTQEQVIPTYGLEDMEFVISSTPGMLSELESATAAGENIVVTLWRPHWAYDEYPIRDLEDPEGALGGAEGMHTYSSTDFGTTHPTAAQWLSNFKMDSETLYSLENAMFNENDTTDYGPIVEQWASENQEFVDGLTTE from the coding sequence ATGCGTAAAGGAATTCTTACGAAGGCAATCGCCTTGGCCGGAGTCGCCGGCCTGGCTCTGACTGGCTGCTCCGCATCCGGCGGCGGCTCGACGGTTGAAAACGGCGACGAGGCCGACGTTACGATCGCCGTATTCAACGGCTGGGACGAGGGCATCGCGGTGAGCGAGCTCTGGAAGCACGTCCTCGAGAACGAGGGCTACTCAGTCACCCTCGAGTACGCCGACCCCGCTCCGGTCTTTACCGGTGTTGCCGATGGCGACTATGACCTCACACTCGACACGTGGCTGCCACTCACGCACGCCTCGTATGTCGAGGAATACGGGGACAACATGGTTGACCTCGGTGCGTGGAACGATGAAGCCGCGCTCACCATCGCGGTGAATGAGGATGCGCCGATCACCTCGCTGGCGGAGCTCGCGGACAACGCGGACCAGTTCAACAACCAGATCATCGGTATTGACCCGGGCGCTGGCCTGACGAAGACGACCCAGGAGCAGGTCATTCCGACCTACGGACTCGAAGATATGGAGTTCGTCATCTCCTCGACCCCGGGCATGCTCTCGGAGCTCGAGTCGGCGACCGCCGCTGGTGAAAACATCGTCGTGACACTGTGGCGTCCGCACTGGGCCTACGACGAGTACCCGATTCGAGACCTCGAGGACCCGGAGGGCGCGCTTGGCGGTGCAGAGGGAATGCACACCTACTCGAGCACTGACTTCGGCACGACGCACCCGACCGCGGCGCAGTGGCTGAGCAACTTCAAGATGGACTCGGAGACGCTGTACTCGCTCGAGAACGCGATGTTCAACGAGAACGACACGACCGACTACGGTCCGATCGTGGAGCAGTGGGCATCGGAGAACCAGGAGTTCGTGGACGGCCTGACCACCGAGTAG